In Coffea arabica cultivar ET-39 chromosome 9e, Coffea Arabica ET-39 HiFi, whole genome shotgun sequence, the genomic window CTGAACTCAACATTCTTGTGACATGAGCATTAAAAGGCTAGCACAAGATATGTCTTATAACATGAAATTTagacattgaaaaaaaaaaaaaagaaatcacgTGATTTCACATTTTCATACATTCAAAGAAGCCTACGTCCAATCCAAGCCTGCATTCTTTTCCCCCCCTACTTGCAGGCAATGGATGTACCCATATGCCCACAGCCATATGACTAAGGATGAAGACTTGTATACCCGTCAGAACAAGGGCTATAGCTGGAGAGGTTGGGAGCTCTGAGACAAACCATTTCCAGTGTTCCCAAGTTAACATCACTACTGAAATAaacaacttttgaaaaattcagCGAAATAATCAGAGCTTTTGAGATTGATGATTTTATAAAAAGTATCAGGATAAGAAAGAAGGTTTATCTGTAAAGAGGAAAAGTGCTTCCTTTTTAACCAAGTTTAAAGTGTTCTTACTAAACTAAGCCTTGATAGTCAAACTACCCACATAAAATATAATTTCCTCATTACTACATCAATAGTCTGGGTGATACAACAGTTGATGATAAAATTATGCCTGCACAACAATATAATATATGGATGAAAACTTGTACACCCGTCAGAAAGAGGGCTATAGCTGAAGAAGTTGCAACGTCCAACTGTCACTGAGACAAAAAGTTTCCAGTATGCCCAAAGTCTGCATCACTACTGATTACTGAAAATAATCAAGTTCCGAAAAATTTCGCATAACAATTGCAGTTTGTTTGAAATTGACCATTTCCTTACAATATCGTtataaaaaaaggaagtttaTCCTAAAAAGGAAAGATAAATTATTAACCAAGATTTAAAGTCTCTTATCAAAACTAAAACTTGATAGTCAAACTACCCATACAGAATTATACAGAATTTCCAGATTAGTACATCAATAATCAGGGTAAGACAATAATTACAGGTGAATGAATTAATTAAAACTCCATTTTACGTAAAATTAAAAGGGAATTATTATAACAAATAAAGGTGTAGTAAGAAAACCTTAGAACCCTGCAAATGCCGCCTCTTAGCAACTGACCCGTCAACAGAAACAATCCTTCTTGATATTCCATTATCTGCAAAACCCACAAACTTTTTAGAACAGaatattaataataaataaaaaactgcAGCATCCCATCTATATTGGAAGTATTTCAAAACTGAATTTGAAAAAGAATGCATCAAGTGACTGCAGAGAAGTGCAAAGAAAGAGTGACCTTGACACAACACCCAAGAAGGTGATATTGAAGATACCATTTCTGCTATTGGAGATGACAAACCCactaaaatttttggattaaatatTTCATTGGCCTGAATAATTACATCCAATGTGACGTaaacttgttttgttttaaaaacctTGTTGTGGGTTTCTTGGCTGGGTTTTAGGCATGGGTTTTAATTTGAAGAAGATAAAGTGTATGGGGGTCGGGTGTATCTTGCTGAACGACGTCGTTCATTTACCTAGAGATTGGAGAAGCCACAGTTCAGCTTTGAACCCGGACCAACAATTTGTTGAATCTGAGCTGGAACGGGTCGGATGTATCTCGCTGAACCACATTGTTCATTGACTCGGAGAGATCGGTGTTGCCAAAAAGTTAATGTTTAAACCAAGATTAGAGGTGTCAAATAaaatcatttaattaattttatccATACCCGCCCATTAATAACTGAATATGGgtatattaaatttttatatatgggtataaataggTTACCCAATTATACCCaattattaaatgggtataattgggtaacccattaaACCCAATTAACCTATTTAACTTGCATTCCCAAACTTCTTTCTATTTTCAGTTTTCACCGTCAATCTTCTTCTCCTCCCCACCAGCAAGCCCACTGCTTCCCCCCCCTCTTCCTCCAGTGTTTGATTCCCCTCTCCCTTCTCCCCGTCTCTGCTTAATAGAAGGTTTTTGCCCCTTCCATGTCCGATTCCTGAGCTGATTGATGGATAACTTTTCTAATGCCATTAGATCCTGGAAACGCCACTTATATTTTTTAGCTCTAgtttttttcccttcatttgATACCATTGCATTTCTTTGCTTAATGTTCACAGGAATCTAAATAttgtgagaaaagttgaaaagcTTTGGGAGCTTGAGGTACAAGAAAATTAGAATCAATCTTCAATTTTGTTTGGATGGAATTGTTGGCATAGTATTTGGACATGGGAGGAGAGAGACAGAGCATATGCTGCAGATCCTGCACCCCGGATGCAGTTGGTGGTATCTGTAGCATTGTAGAGTCTACAGGTAAGGCTTTCCTgcttaaatttgtggtgggatgCATACTTATTGGCTGTAGTAGTATTTGAATGGGATCTTACTTTTGCTGGTTCTATGACAACTCTACTGGGAAAGTTTTACTTGTATGCATTCGTCTCCTTGCAATCTGTGAAGCTGTTTGTTATTATTGTTCCCAGTAATTGCAAATTTGGAAAACTTCCAGTGCCTAGTAATTTCTTTTTAGTCTATTCGTAACAAATTTGTTCAGCACTACTGGTAACAATTTCTTGAAGGCTACAAAATCTGCAATGACGAGGACAAGATTGGTTGGCcatagtttttcaaaatttacacGACGCTAAACTGAGGTCTAAGGATCCAGCCATGTTCTTTTTCTATAACAGGAATCTTGTTAAGTAGCATATTCTTTAAATTTTTCCTATAACAGGTATCTTGTTATTGGGCatgtaattttatttattttttaataaaaatgttGTTGGAAACAGGATAGAAAAGCATAGAAAATTAACATGATAGAAAAGCATAATATCTCGTATATAATATCATTGACAGTAGCATTTTAGGTTCAATCTGATGCATTGTTTAGGGGAAAGTTTCTGGTATAAATTTGCTTCATGTCAATTAAGccacacataacacataaaaaGGTGGATCATATACACATGAAATCCTCTTTTTCTATGTAATTTGGTTTATGTGAACGGTGGCATATGTCATAATCTACCCATATCCTTGTAAAGGGTATATTTGGCTAGGATATGTTTTAGGTTCTCGATATTGTTGTAGTGCTAGAGTTTGAGCTACAATGTGGAATGGAATTTTGTGGCTTGTGTCTTGTGTATTATTCAGCCTTTGTTGTTATGACATGGTTATATTTGTGCCTAGTTATTTGGAAAATGGAAAGATGCTGATTTTGTTTGCATGATCAGGCTTAAATTGGTTCTAGCAACCTTGTCAGGATGCTGATACTGATGCACTGAATGCAGCAGCATCACTGTTGTAAGGTTCTCCCATTAGAAAGAGTCAAAAAGCTAAAAAACCAAAGTGGCAAGGAACTTTTTAAAGTGCTAAAAATTGGAAGTTGTTGAAACTTGGGCTTGGCTATCAAGTCATTGAAACTGGCAAGTGCAGTCAGCACAATTAAGTCTGAGAGGGCAGGGCAGGACAAGTTATATGTAAGGCTGAGAGTCTTAGATAGGAAAACATCAGATGAGGTGTACAAAGTTGGTAGTATAGATAACAGAAATGCTATCCCTTCATGATCCAACAGATGAGTTGTCAGAGCACATTCAGGAACTATGTTCTTATACAAGCCATGAGCCTACCAATACAGATGAGTTGATCCAAGGTTCTTCAAAGCGTTCGAGACAACTCACGTCAttgatttggaaggaatttgatatattgtatgttGAACCAGATGGTTCACAAAGAGCACAATGTAAATGGTGCAAGCGTGATTATGCATGTGGTGGAACAACCGGAACAAGCAACTTATGGCGTCATCTTTCAAATGGAGTAACAGGTATGTTATACTTAACCTTTTGTGCACATGATCTTGTATTTTACTTTTTTAGTCACTTATTGAACTTTACTTTTGATTTCAGCTTCTGAAGATGAAGAAGATAGAGAAAGACTGAGTATTGACTTTGCACCTTTAGTTGCTAAACTTACTAACCTTCATGTTGGCGGATTCCAACAATGAGCTGGAGGAGTTTTATGTTATGCTATGCAGTTGTACGAAGCTTGTGCTTGTTAAGTATCTTGATAGAGTAGCTAGTTGTGGGAATTCAAGTAGCTATTGTTTATTCTCGTACTGAAGGTTGGCAAGAAGTTTTGGCCATGTAACCTTTCACTGTTCTATCAGTTATTtctatttattgaaaatttatCTTTGTTTGTATGCTAAATGAAGTGATTGCTAATCCTTATCAggatttttaactattttttatgttaactaattttgtttcatttattatatttatttgttgattttgtcttatcgctttatttcctcgtaatttattaatttgatcattttttagcatCACTAATTTATGACAAATTTTAGTCTCCTTTCTTaccttttcaaaatgaaattttaaatttatacacGAAAAAATACTAGGGGTTCaaagttttggattaaatttttatgttaactttcatattatttagtccaaaattttagattctcattgttcaattattaaataatatgtaattttgcgacatagcACGcggatggaaaaaaaattgataattagacTTATTTGGCataataagtaaatatttaaaattaatgatgggtgtaaaatggtataaattgataatttagtttgcaaaatgaatttatatgagtttgtaaaaaattagaataaatggattataaatggataattgagttacccaactcattttttgacttacccgtttatacccatctaattaaatggatataaatgggttgactcacttatacccattacccattttacccaacccaaacccgcccaaatcacccattttgccacctctaaccAAGATCCAATAGTTTGTTGAATCAAAACTAGATCTTGAAATCGGAATCAAAATTATAACTGTGACTAAAGGTTGAGGTTCAGgttcaccaaaattttaaatcGGAATCGAAATTGACAATTTAGAACCGAATCAAATCGTTTAAAAAAATACTTGCTATCTAAATTTATTTAGCCAATTTagaattcaatatcaatagttAGGATCCAACACCCATAGTCCCAATCGTAACATAACAACCCATTATCCCATGTCATTAGTAAGTCTGGACCCCATAACTAATTTAAATTTAAGACCAATCTATTCTAATCAACAACGAGGCATTTTTTCCGTAAAATGTacataatattttcttttgtctTGCATATGATAATACAATAAAGTTCTTTTTTCTGCATTCATTGTCATATCTTTTATAAtcaattttataataataaatgtTTAAACATAACTAAAAGAAACGAAATCATAACTAGAAGTAGTCAAAACATTAATTGGAATAAAATCGAAATTGAAACCAGAACTGAAGGTTCAAGAATCATAATCATAACCATCCCTATAAAGGTCAGTTCAAGCTCTGTCTTTCAAAAGAATCGAAACTACGGTCCTGAAATCGTGGTCATGTCTACCCAAAAGAGATGACAGGTCACAAGCAATAATTGAGGGGAAATATTTGGGTAAATTTGAGAGGTCTTTGGTTTAAGAGACTCAAGGAATGGAAATGGTGCCACCAATAATGACACTCATTGGagtttggaaaacaagtcaggaattttgctaatttgatccctaaactttttcattaaaatcaatttcatccttaataggttttttttctttgacCAATATAGTCCTTAAATTATAGTTTCCGTTCTAATTTAGGCCTTCTACAATAGTGCCACCACATCTTACCTCTTTCCCACCACTAGTCAAGGTATTTGGCCAATAAAGGTTAAAACTGCAATATAAGAAGGCAAAAAACTTGTATAGCCTGGGTCTATAATTGGGCCTGTAGACCGAGTAGTGCAAAATATGCCATACcattatagtattttttttaaccaaaacGCTTTCTCACTCAAAAGTCCAAACAACTTTTGACTTTTCTAGATCATTTTCCATTCGGGTTATCAAGTAGCGACTCACCCCTTCGCTACCACTATCGACACCACTTGCTCAGTTCCTTGCCAGAAATTATCTCCGCTCCCCTTTGCCTCCCTTGCCCATTCCGCCCTTCCCCAAAATTAATAGCCTAATCATCGAGTACATAACCCAAGTCTGGATTTCCGTCACTTTTGATGGTGCTACAGTCAAAGCGAGCAGCAAAAAGAAGAATTGTGTGAAAAGAAAGATAtggggaaaaaaacaaaagggaaagctTGCCTTATGATCTAAAGAAGAAAGCCACAGACTAGGGGTTCTTAGtttcaactttttattattAGGAAATGGAGACGATTTTCCTCAATTTAGAGATAACCCAGATATCTCTccctctcactttctctcttttcagaGTCTTGGGAGATTGTTTAAATACTTGGAAGTAGTGTTATTAAACCCAACCTGGCCTGGTGGTTCAACCGATCAACCTGATAAACCAGCAACTGAGCCGAGCTAGGTCTTTAATTGGATTGTTTAAGCAATAAATTCATTGGATTGACAGTCAACCTGGTGAACCAGCCAATTTTGTAAGGAACCTTGGTCTAGCATGCTATTGTGAGAAATATTTTAAGAAGATGCTAAAGTGATGGTTCAAACATGGGATCTCATGCGTACAAGTGCAATCACTATTGGACCAATAGCCCATTTGTTGGCTATTTAATCCttcttatattttatattagatttttattcttattttatttcttcaaaacaaaattttttggaatcttttaataaaattttattattccccaaactctataagttatgaaatggatttaaaaaataacatattacacaaTTCATTTTAAAGGCAAATGTCGTTCCTAATAACCTTTTCACTTAAAATTCGtaaataaactagataattacacttagataaaattttatacttgaaattttgattcttAAAAGAATTAATGAGTCTACAATAAATTAGACTAACTGAGCATTTATTATGGTATAATTTATTATAGTTTTAACCATATAAAACATTATGAAACATAATATTTAAGTATATTTAGCGACCTACCGGTTAGACCACTAACCCATAGGTTGAATTAGTAACCCGTTGACCCATCTCTTTCGCTAGGTTCCTCCCTGGATTGGGTTTAATAATTATGCTTGGAAGTCTTGGAATGGTCGAATTTGGAGGAGCTTCAGAAGTTTGGGATCCCTTGGATATTAAATGGTTCGACTGTTTGTTTTGCTTTTGCATGTACAACAGTGGTGGTGTTTGGTACTTTTGGAGAGCGCCGAAGTGCAGTTAAGAGCCATTTTGGGAATAGAGGAATTCTCAAAATTTGacttttttaacttttctttatattgatcaaaacatcAGAGGTGATaaagagggaggaggaggaaagATAGGGAGGTGGCGGAGGAAATGGGAAAATTCTTGCCAATCCACTAGCACAAGCAGAGGAGTAATTCAAGCCTATGAATCTCTAACTTTGAGAGTATCTTCCTCTTTTTTAGAGATAGAAATCCCCCATTCGTAGGAGTTAGTACTAGCACAAAATATTAAGATTCAAAAACCAAGTTCTCAACTTTGCTGAATT contains:
- the LOC113709222 gene encoding uncharacterized protein isoform X1 — encoded protein: MGGERQSICCRSCTPDAVGGICSIVESTDELSEHIQELCSYTSHEPTNTDELIQGSSKRSRQLTSLIWKEFDILYVEPDGSQRAQCKWCKRDYACGGTTGTSNLWRHLSNGVTASEDEEDRERLSIDFAPLVAKLTNLHVGGFQQ
- the LOC113709222 gene encoding uncharacterized protein isoform X2 → MLSLHDPTDELSEHIQELCSYTSHEPTNTDELIQGSSKRSRQLTSLIWKEFDILYVEPDGSQRAQCKWCKRDYACGGTTGTSNLWRHLSNGVTASEDEEDRERLSIDFAPLVAKLTNLHVGGFQQ